In one window of Armatimonadota bacterium DNA:
- a CDS encoding UDP-N-acetylmuramoyl-tripeptide--D-alanyl-D-alanine ligase yields MKGLGAAGPAMLELQPRANAHALIMADFTAAEILSATSGRLAAGREGATCSGVTTDSRAVAAGQCFLALRGERFDGHDFVDIALRAGAVGAVVSRSPEGLQRQPESDAFVIVVEDTLKALGDLARLHRARFQIPVVGVTGSTGKTTTKDMIATILARRGPVATTPENYNNEIGVPLAVLALAPEYDTAVIEMAMRGPGEIAYLAGLAQPTVAVVTNIGLSHLERLGSPEAIADAKGELVEAVGEGTSVLNRDDAFFERLARRARGPVVTFGLGEAADFRALAVTREREGIRFQLVCRGGEREVRLGTPGQHQVLNALAAAAAATHARADLEDVVAGLGAFTASRARAQVVQSRAGFRIIDDCYNASPASVEAALELLGDMATERKVAVLGDMLELGPSAPELHRAVGEQAGRTGLDLLIAVGDLGRWIAEGARSSMAPENVRWTESNEQAAAWALDAMRPGDVVLVKASRAMAFEQITGRLLSG; encoded by the coding sequence ATGAAAGGTCTCGGTGCGGCAGGGCCAGCCATGCTGGAACTCCAGCCCCGAGCTAACGCGCACGCACTGATCATGGCGGACTTCACCGCAGCAGAGATACTGTCCGCGACGAGCGGACGCCTCGCGGCCGGCCGCGAGGGCGCGACGTGCTCCGGCGTCACCACTGATTCGCGCGCGGTCGCCGCCGGGCAATGCTTCCTCGCCCTGCGCGGCGAGCGGTTCGACGGGCACGACTTCGTGGATATCGCCCTGCGCGCCGGCGCCGTCGGTGCCGTCGTGTCGCGCTCGCCCGAGGGCCTGCAGCGCCAACCCGAATCCGACGCCTTCGTGATCGTGGTGGAGGATACGCTCAAGGCACTCGGGGATTTGGCGCGACTTCACCGCGCGCGGTTCCAGATACCCGTCGTCGGCGTCACGGGCAGCACGGGCAAGACGACGACCAAGGACATGATCGCCACCATCCTCGCGCGCCGCGGCCCGGTCGCCACCACGCCGGAGAACTACAACAACGAGATCGGCGTGCCACTCGCTGTGCTGGCCCTCGCGCCGGAGTACGACACGGCGGTGATTGAGATGGCAATGCGCGGCCCCGGGGAGATCGCATACCTTGCGGGTCTCGCGCAGCCGACCGTGGCCGTGGTGACCAACATCGGACTGAGTCACCTCGAGCGGCTTGGCAGCCCCGAAGCCATCGCTGACGCCAAGGGCGAGCTGGTCGAGGCGGTCGGCGAAGGCACTTCGGTTCTCAATCGGGATGACGCGTTTTTCGAGCGCCTGGCGCGGCGCGCGCGCGGGCCGGTGGTGACATTCGGCCTCGGCGAGGCGGCGGACTTCCGCGCGCTCGCCGTGACTCGCGAGCGAGAGGGGATACGCTTTCAGCTGGTCTGCCGCGGCGGCGAGAGGGAGGTTCGCCTCGGCACGCCCGGGCAGCATCAAGTGCTCAACGCCCTGGCGGCAGCCGCAGCGGCGACACACGCGCGTGCCGACCTCGAGGACGTAGTCGCCGGGCTGGGCGCGTTTACGGCGTCGCGCGCGCGCGCGCAGGTGGTGCAAAGCCGGGCGGGATTTCGCATCATCGATGACTGCTACAACGCGAGCCCCGCGTCGGTCGAGGCCGCGCTCGAACTGCTGGGCGATATGGCGACCGAGCGCAAAGTCGCGGTTTTGGGCGATATGCTGGAACTGGGGCCGTCGGCCCCGGAGCTCCATCGGGCGGTTGGCGAACAGGCGGGCCGCACGGGGTTGGATTTGCTGATTGCAGTGGGTGACCTCGGGCGGTGGATTGCGGAGGGGGCGCGCAGCAGCATGGCGCCCGAGAACGTGCGCTGGACCGAGAGCAACGAGCAGGCCGCGGCGTGGGCGCTGGATGCGATGCGGCCGGGAGATGTCGTCCTCGTCAAGGCGTCGCGCGCGATGGCGTTCGAGCAAATTACGGGGAGGCTGCTGAGTGGCTGA
- a CDS encoding UDP-N-acetylmuramoyl-L-alanyl-D-glutamate--2,6-diaminopimelate ligase yields MRNLFELLTEVNYLRLTGAADVPVTGVAYDSRKVAAGDLFACVPGQHTDGHLYISEALARGAAAILAQSKRIPEGQDFGTATVVEVENVRAALAAVSSAFYDSPSRQLCLIGITGTNGKTTTSYLTEAILRQAGYATGVIGTLGYHVGDALLPAIHTTPEAPDLQSLLHGMVTAGVTHAAMEVSSHALALRRADHCAFSFAVFTNLTRDHLDFHADPRDYFEAKARLFYDPLFSPGDRLRINVINADDASGRALAERAVGLTVTYGIEGRGDVMARDVALRADGTSFRVEAPQGMLPVNLKLVGSFNVYNALAALAVALGVGVDLERAVAALESVPPIRGRFERVEAGQDCAVVVDYSHTPDGLEKALRDARRLVSGRLLVVFGAGGDRDPGKRPLMGETAARLADLVFVTSDNPRSESPERIIQQIMSGVPWASRRRCRAQPDRREAIRMALDEARADDLVLIAGKGHETYQIFADRTIHFDDREVVGELVAERGEMRPDAQAEPRQP; encoded by the coding sequence ATGAGGAACCTGTTCGAACTGCTGACGGAGGTCAACTACCTGCGCCTCACCGGCGCCGCCGACGTGCCGGTAACCGGCGTCGCGTACGACTCGCGCAAGGTCGCGGCGGGAGATCTGTTCGCCTGCGTGCCTGGGCAGCACACCGACGGCCACCTCTACATCAGCGAAGCGCTGGCGCGCGGCGCCGCGGCCATTCTTGCCCAGTCCAAGCGCATCCCGGAGGGGCAGGACTTCGGCACCGCAACCGTGGTCGAGGTGGAGAACGTCCGCGCCGCGCTCGCCGCAGTATCGAGTGCGTTCTACGACAGCCCCTCGCGGCAGTTGTGCCTGATCGGGATCACCGGCACCAACGGCAAGACCACGACGAGCTATCTCACCGAGGCGATCCTGCGCCAGGCGGGCTACGCGACCGGCGTCATCGGCACCCTGGGCTACCACGTCGGCGATGCCCTGCTGCCGGCGATTCACACCACACCCGAGGCGCCGGATTTGCAGTCCCTGCTCCACGGCATGGTGACTGCGGGTGTGACGCACGCGGCGATGGAGGTGTCCTCGCACGCCCTCGCGCTGCGGCGCGCGGATCACTGCGCTTTCTCGTTCGCGGTCTTCACCAACCTCACTCGCGATCATCTCGACTTTCATGCCGATCCACGCGACTACTTCGAGGCCAAGGCGAGGCTGTTCTACGACCCCTTATTCTCCCCGGGCGATCGGCTGCGCATCAACGTCATCAACGCGGACGACGCCTCGGGCCGCGCGCTCGCCGAGCGTGCGGTCGGGCTCACGGTGACCTACGGCATCGAGGGGCGCGGCGACGTCATGGCGCGGGACGTCGCGCTCCGCGCCGACGGCACCTCCTTCCGCGTCGAAGCGCCCCAGGGCATGCTGCCGGTAAACCTCAAGCTCGTGGGGTCGTTCAACGTGTACAACGCGCTGGCGGCGCTGGCGGTGGCGCTCGGGGTCGGCGTCGATCTCGAGCGCGCGGTCGCGGCGCTGGAATCGGTGCCGCCCATTCGCGGCCGCTTCGAGCGGGTCGAAGCAGGACAGGACTGCGCGGTGGTCGTGGACTATTCGCACACCCCCGACGGCCTGGAGAAGGCCCTGCGCGACGCGCGGCGGCTGGTATCCGGGCGGCTGCTCGTCGTGTTCGGCGCCGGCGGGGATCGCGATCCGGGCAAGCGCCCGCTCATGGGCGAGACCGCAGCCCGCCTCGCCGACCTGGTGTTCGTAACTTCCGACAACCCGCGCAGCGAGTCGCCCGAGCGCATTATCCAGCAGATCATGTCGGGCGTGCCGTGGGCGAGTAGGCGGCGCTGCCGCGCCCAGCCGGACCGCCGCGAGGCCATCCGCATGGCGCTCGACGAGGCGCGCGCGGACGACCTGGTTCTCATCGCGGGCAAAGGCCACGAGACGTACCAGATCTTCGCCGACCGTACGATCCACTTCGACGATCGCGAGGTGGTCGGCGAGCTCGTTGCCGAACGCGGTGAGATGCGGCCGGATGCTCAAGCTGAACCGCGGCAACCATGA
- a CDS encoding penicillin-binding protein 2, whose translation MRSDIPASTRRCIQCWCVAFALLLVALGGRLFVIQVLLHPALAREAKRLQTVKAGLLGTRGTIYDRTGVPLAFSRICYSIFADPEEIDPSERPSPESRRKARRAAAARLAPVLGQPESEIDALLAEPGRFVWLSRRADDRVVAQVRELCRAREGPDGKKIPGLRGIGFIAEKKRLYPYGELAGQTLGLVRDDHIGGAGIELAYDRALAGLDGYVVAEVDGSSRRRIIPGGRLEQVAPQAGRDVYLTIDVRIQEMAEGALREGVESCNASGGTAIVLDPMTGAVLALANYPSMDPNRYREFPSEAWRNPAVTCVYEPGSTFKLVAACAALQDGGLTADSPVINCTGSKAIGRRTIHCALHHGTRAHGALDLRGVIVKSCNIGAATLALSVGADKFYKTLRALGFTQRTGIGLPCEAMGSVPRPDTWRDIRLANLAFGQGITVTPPQLLAAYTAIAGDGILPPVHIVDRIGQPGKQPVELAYEGRRALRPDTARTMADILGDVVTEGTGQAARLNGFTVAGKTGTAQKPTAEAGYASGKYIGSFVGFAPAEEPRVAILVIMDEPRGSHYGSVVAAPVFCDIARRGLSYLGMPPRLLVQAPDVLR comes from the coding sequence ATGCGATCAGACATTCCAGCCAGCACGCGCCGATGCATTCAATGCTGGTGTGTCGCGTTCGCGCTGCTGCTCGTCGCGCTCGGCGGCAGGCTGTTCGTTATCCAGGTACTGCTGCACCCTGCTTTAGCCCGCGAGGCCAAGCGACTACAGACGGTCAAGGCCGGCCTCCTCGGCACGCGCGGCACGATCTACGACCGCACTGGCGTGCCGCTCGCCTTCAGCCGCATCTGCTACTCGATCTTCGCGGATCCGGAGGAGATAGACCCCAGTGAGCGGCCCTCCCCGGAGTCCCGGCGCAAGGCGCGGCGGGCGGCAGCCGCCAGGCTTGCCCCGGTGCTCGGCCAGCCGGAGTCGGAGATCGACGCCCTACTCGCCGAGCCGGGGCGCTTCGTGTGGCTGTCCCGCCGCGCGGACGACCGCGTGGTTGCGCAAGTCCGCGAGTTGTGCAGGGCAAGAGAGGGTCCGGACGGGAAGAAGATCCCGGGCCTGCGCGGGATCGGCTTCATCGCCGAGAAGAAGCGCCTGTATCCCTACGGCGAACTCGCGGGCCAGACGCTCGGGCTGGTGCGCGACGACCATATCGGCGGCGCCGGCATTGAACTCGCCTACGACCGCGCCCTCGCCGGTCTCGACGGCTATGTGGTAGCGGAAGTGGACGGCAGCAGCCGGCGGCGGATCATACCGGGGGGCCGCCTGGAACAAGTCGCCCCGCAGGCAGGGCGGGACGTCTACCTGACGATTGACGTCCGCATCCAGGAGATGGCGGAGGGCGCGCTGCGCGAGGGGGTGGAAAGCTGCAATGCCTCCGGCGGCACGGCGATCGTGCTCGACCCGATGACCGGGGCAGTCCTTGCGCTTGCCAACTACCCCTCGATGGACCCCAACCGCTATCGCGAGTTCCCGTCCGAGGCGTGGCGCAATCCCGCGGTCACGTGCGTCTACGAGCCGGGCTCGACATTCAAGCTCGTCGCGGCGTGCGCCGCGCTGCAAGACGGGGGACTGACGGCCGATTCCCCGGTGATCAACTGCACGGGGTCGAAGGCCATCGGGCGGCGCACCATTCATTGCGCCCTGCACCACGGCACGCGCGCCCACGGCGCCCTCGATTTGCGCGGCGTCATCGTGAAATCGTGTAATATCGGCGCCGCCACGCTCGCGCTGTCAGTCGGCGCCGACAAGTTCTACAAGACTCTGCGGGCGCTCGGCTTCACGCAGCGCACCGGAATCGGCCTGCCCTGCGAGGCGATGGGGTCGGTGCCGCGCCCCGACACCTGGCGCGACATCCGCCTCGCCAACCTCGCCTTCGGACAGGGCATAACGGTCACTCCACCGCAGCTGCTCGCGGCCTACACGGCGATCGCTGGCGACGGCATACTCCCTCCCGTGCACATCGTTGATCGCATCGGGCAGCCGGGCAAGCAACCGGTTGAACTCGCGTACGAGGGCCGTCGCGCGCTCCGGCCGGACACGGCTCGCACGATGGCGGACATACTGGGCGACGTCGTCACCGAGGGGACGGGGCAGGCGGCCCGGCTCAATGGCTTCACGGTTGCCGGGAAGACGGGCACGGCGCAGAAGCCGACGGCGGAGGCGGGATACGCCTCGGGTAAGTACATCGGTTCGTTCGTCGGTTTCGCCCCCGCGGAGGAGCCGCGCGTGGCGATACTGGTCATCATGGATGAGCCCAGGGGGAGCCACTACGGGAGCGTCGTCGCGGCGCCGGTCTTCTGCGATATCGCGCGGCGCGGATTGTCTTACCTTGGGATGCCCCCGCGTTTGCTGGTGCAAGCGCCCGACGTGCTGCGATAA
- the rsmH gene encoding 16S rRNA (cytosine(1402)-N(4))-methyltransferase RsmH, with the protein MEEQAHRPVMVAEVLEYLAIRPGMRVVDCTVGSGGHAQAICEEIGPDGELIGIDADADAIERARARLSGKPAILVQGDFRDISTILDKLDRPVADGMVYDLGLSAEQLRADEGRGFSFRSDAPLDMRRDPRVGKPAAELVAELPEQDLARLLWEFGEERWARRIARAIVRERERAAIRTAAQFAEVVAAAIPSRARSSRIHPATKSMMALRIAANDELAALRQSLPEAIRRTTGGGRIVVLSYHSLEDRVTKNAFRDDARACRCPPFLPTCRCEGRPLVRILTRKPVMPSTAEIQSNPRARSAKLRAAERIPEG; encoded by the coding sequence ATGGAAGAGCAGGCTCACCGCCCCGTGATGGTGGCCGAGGTGCTGGAGTACCTGGCGATACGGCCGGGGATGCGGGTGGTGGACTGCACCGTCGGCAGCGGGGGGCATGCGCAGGCGATATGCGAGGAAATCGGGCCTGATGGCGAGTTGATCGGCATTGACGCCGATGCCGATGCGATAGAGCGAGCCAGGGCGAGGCTATCAGGGAAGCCCGCGATCCTGGTTCAGGGCGATTTCAGAGATATCAGTACGATCCTTGACAAGTTGGACCGACCGGTCGCCGACGGGATGGTGTACGACCTGGGACTCTCTGCCGAACAGCTTCGCGCAGACGAGGGGCGCGGGTTCAGCTTCCGCTCCGACGCGCCCCTGGACATGCGCCGGGATCCCCGGGTCGGGAAGCCGGCGGCCGAGTTGGTGGCCGAACTTCCAGAGCAGGACCTGGCCCGCTTGCTCTGGGAGTTCGGCGAGGAACGGTGGGCGAGACGCATAGCGCGAGCCATCGTGCGGGAGCGCGAGAGAGCAGCGATCCGAACGGCCGCTCAATTCGCAGAAGTAGTCGCAGCAGCAATACCATCCCGCGCGCGCAGCAGCCGGATTCACCCGGCCACCAAGAGCATGATGGCCCTGAGGATCGCGGCCAACGATGAGCTAGCGGCGCTTCGCCAATCACTGCCCGAAGCCATTCGTCGCACGACCGGCGGCGGGAGGATCGTAGTGCTCTCCTATCACAGCCTTGAGGACCGGGTGACGAAGAACGCCTTTCGCGACGATGCGCGCGCCTGTCGCTGCCCACCGTTCCTCCCCACTTGCCGCTGCGAGGGGCGTCCGCTGGTGCGCATACTGACGCGCAAGCCGGTGATGCCCAGCACAGCGGAGATCCAATCCAACCCGCGGGCGCGCAGCGCCAAGCTGCGCGCCGCAGAGAGGATACCCGAGGGATAA
- a CDS encoding cell division/cell wall cluster transcriptional repressor MraZ, with protein MTSNLWGEYEHQLDDKGRVTVPAAWRPQLAEGLFLCPGLNGNCLFILPKWRWDGIQETLSKVTYDDEKGMALQRLFGSGVETKIDRQGRVFIPPKLRARASISDEVMLCGGFDRIEIWNPDERRLFEEKELNPEALREKARSKRL; from the coding sequence TTGACCTCCAATCTCTGGGGGGAATACGAACACCAACTCGACGACAAGGGGCGCGTTACTGTGCCTGCCGCATGGCGCCCCCAGCTCGCCGAGGGACTCTTCCTCTGCCCCGGGTTAAACGGGAACTGCCTGTTCATTCTGCCCAAGTGGCGGTGGGACGGGATCCAGGAGACGCTGTCCAAGGTGACGTACGACGACGAGAAGGGAATGGCCCTCCAACGCCTGTTTGGTTCGGGCGTCGAGACGAAGATTGATCGGCAAGGCCGAGTGTTCATTCCGCCCAAGCTGCGGGCGCGCGCGTCCATCAGCGATGAAGTCATGCTGTGCGGCGGCTTTGATCGCATTGAGATATGGAACCCGGACGAACGCCGCCTCTTCGAGGAGAAGGAGCTCAACCCGGAGGCGCTGCGCGAGAAGGCCCGCAGCAAGCGCCTGTAG
- a CDS encoding nitroreductase family protein produces the protein MSTPPDSNTARLAELLRRRHSVRRFEDRPVPQDVIRRALDMARWAPSSANRQPWHFVIITDEGTRSELAASARAALFDINAHLREAPAVIAACSDPRVTKWYLYDVSAAIMCLLLALDSLGLGACWVGLFDEERVKELLGIPEPVHVAALIPIGYPAEQPPPSPRLEVDEIAFWQRWGERDPAGHPVPLTRFGRRGVPSVVWKAIRNLVSRIPRRHR, from the coding sequence ATGAGCACCCCACCGGACAGCAACACCGCCCGGCTTGCCGAGCTGCTGCGCCGACGGCACAGCGTTCGACGCTTCGAGGATCGCCCGGTGCCGCAGGATGTGATACGCCGCGCGCTCGATATGGCGCGGTGGGCGCCGTCCAGCGCCAACCGGCAGCCATGGCATTTCGTGATCATCACGGATGAAGGGACTCGCAGTGAGCTGGCTGCCTCCGCACGCGCCGCACTCTTCGACATCAACGCCCACCTGCGTGAGGCGCCTGCGGTCATCGCCGCATGCTCCGACCCGCGCGTGACGAAATGGTACCTCTACGACGTCAGCGCTGCCATCATGTGCCTGCTGCTCGCCCTCGACTCCCTCGGCCTGGGGGCGTGCTGGGTGGGGCTGTTCGATGAGGAACGCGTCAAAGAGCTGCTCGGCATCCCCGAGCCCGTGCACGTCGCCGCGCTCATTCCGATCGGCTATCCGGCGGAGCAGCCGCCGCCGTCGCCGCGGCTGGAGGTGGACGAGATCGCGTTCTGGCAGCGCTGGGGCGAGCGCGATCCGGCCGGGCATCCCGTCCCCCTGACGCGCTTCGGCCGCCGCGGCGTGCCATCCGTGGTGTGGAAGGCAATACGGAATCTCGTGTCAAGGATCCCTCGGCGGCACCGTTGA
- the csaB gene encoding polysaccharide pyruvyl transferase CsaB yields MRAIVSGYYGSGNAGDEALLAGIVAGMREAAGDVHLTVLSRSPAVTANSHGVESIGSFDARALRRQLDQANLLISGGGNLFQDTTSARSCLYYLAIVEQALKARVPVMVLGQGIGPLRRRWLRALVRRYLNRVQGIAVRDSRSARELARMRVTAPTVRIAADLSLAMDPCPPERVAAAYRDVGVGEGEPVLAVAPRTWRIRGMTRNLLSRLASAVKDAMARVQPNGRAVLFPMQRPRDVEPCGALAEALGGQVVAAEVPPPVLAGMLGRARAVVGMRLHALIFAAAGGAPPVAVSYDPKVDAFMADLALDVAASASRLDEAALTSAIVEAWNAQENQRASLRGVMEDRRQVVRDVFRWATQVARQR; encoded by the coding sequence GTGCGGGCCATTGTATCCGGCTACTACGGGTCCGGCAACGCCGGGGATGAGGCGCTGCTGGCCGGCATAGTCGCGGGAATGCGGGAAGCGGCCGGCGACGTGCATCTGACCGTTTTGTCGCGGAGCCCCGCCGTCACCGCCAACAGCCACGGGGTCGAGAGCATCGGCAGCTTCGACGCGCGCGCGCTGCGCCGACAGCTCGACCAAGCGAATCTGCTCATTAGCGGCGGCGGCAATTTGTTCCAGGATACCACCAGCGCCCGCTCATGCCTGTATTACCTCGCAATCGTCGAGCAGGCGCTCAAGGCGCGGGTGCCGGTCATGGTGCTCGGGCAGGGGATCGGTCCGCTGCGGCGGCGCTGGCTGCGCGCGCTCGTCCGCCGCTACCTCAACCGCGTGCAGGGCATTGCGGTCCGCGACTCCCGGTCGGCGCGGGAACTTGCGAGGATGCGGGTCACCGCGCCCACCGTGCGCATCGCGGCGGACCTGTCACTCGCGATGGACCCTTGTCCCCCCGAGCGCGTCGCTGCGGCGTATCGTGATGTCGGCGTGGGCGAGGGCGAACCCGTGCTCGCTGTCGCGCCCCGCACGTGGCGGATACGCGGCATGACGCGAAACCTCTTGTCACGACTCGCGTCCGCCGTCAAAGACGCCATGGCCCGTGTCCAGCCGAACGGCCGGGCCGTGCTCTTCCCCATGCAGCGGCCGCGCGACGTCGAGCCCTGCGGCGCTCTCGCCGAAGCGTTGGGCGGACAGGTTGTCGCAGCCGAAGTGCCGCCACCCGTGCTGGCCGGGATGCTCGGCCGCGCGCGGGCGGTCGTCGGGATGCGGCTCCACGCGCTGATCTTCGCCGCGGCGGGCGGCGCGCCGCCGGTGGCCGTGAGCTACGACCCCAAGGTTGACGCCTTCATGGCGGACCTCGCTCTCGACGTTGCCGCGAGCGCGTCCCGCCTCGACGAAGCGGCGCTTACGTCAGCCATCGTCGAGGCCTGGAACGCGCAGGAGAACCAACGCGCATCCCTGCGAGGAGTGATGGAGGATCGCAGGCAGGTAGTCCGCGATGTGTTCCGCTGGGCCACCCAGGTTGCTCGGCAACGCTAG
- a CDS encoding DUF3084 domain-containing protein, with translation MTRKMTRPVSRVVCGEQAPMGGYGVFLIAALIVASGIIAYVGDVIGRRMGRRRLTLFGLRPRRTAIAISVLAGMLIAAFTLTSAMLVSQNVRDALLRVAEMRREIGRLESAARELETRAESSRRRAARAQRDLDAAKERLTAVLSALTQQTKRLGEQRQQLAAARERLRVVSAELATQRENLEITAARLREVSAELERERRELADQRRELEATRGALATTQQELGTKTQELSQVAAELANANRELDAAYAELRDNAQMIIKLTGEREQLEADIRSLSQQARQAFQVIRTQPVIFGADEEIVTAVVPGGRPISEVRSDLDDFVGLVNRAAVSGGAGARDNGRGIDMSQLVWDEATQQPILYTEGQVLDALAEAISDTEGSVIVRAASAGNVVRGETVVVHFRLFRNELVFHAGEELARTTIDSSRDQATLMFQLVTFLRVKVSSRGREAGVMPRAAARLGQGREALFPGPEEVVGEIPYPDLLDVIRQVQSRKGSVEVIAHAASDIWSAGPLRVKLTVEGRS, from the coding sequence ATGACCCGGAAGATGACGCGGCCGGTGAGTCGCGTCGTCTGTGGAGAGCAGGCGCCAATGGGCGGCTACGGCGTATTTCTCATCGCGGCGCTGATCGTAGCCAGCGGCATCATCGCCTATGTCGGCGATGTCATCGGGCGCCGCATGGGTCGCCGCCGGCTGACGTTGTTCGGACTGCGGCCGCGGCGCACGGCGATCGCGATATCGGTGCTGGCGGGGATGCTGATCGCGGCGTTCACGCTCACTTCCGCGATGCTGGTGTCGCAAAACGTGCGGGATGCGTTGCTGCGAGTGGCGGAGATGCGGCGCGAGATCGGGCGACTCGAGAGTGCCGCGCGGGAGTTGGAAACGCGCGCTGAGAGCAGCCGGCGGCGCGCGGCGCGGGCACAGCGCGACCTCGATGCGGCGAAGGAGCGACTGACCGCGGTGCTGTCCGCGCTGACACAGCAGACCAAGCGCCTGGGTGAGCAGAGGCAGCAGCTGGCGGCGGCTCGGGAGCGGCTGCGCGTCGTATCGGCGGAGCTGGCGACGCAGAGGGAGAATCTCGAGATAACGGCCGCGCGGCTGCGGGAGGTGTCCGCGGAACTCGAGAGGGAGCGCCGCGAACTGGCGGACCAGCGCCGGGAACTCGAGGCGACGCGCGGCGCACTCGCCACCACCCAACAGGAGTTGGGCACCAAGACCCAGGAGTTGTCGCAGGTCGCGGCCGAACTGGCGAACGCCAACCGCGAACTGGACGCCGCGTATGCCGAACTGCGCGACAACGCGCAGATGATCATCAAGTTGACCGGCGAGCGCGAGCAGCTTGAGGCGGACATTCGGAGCCTGTCACAACAGGCGCGACAGGCGTTCCAGGTGATCCGGACCCAGCCGGTCATCTTCGGCGCCGATGAGGAGATCGTGACCGCGGTCGTTCCCGGCGGACGACCGATCAGCGAAGTGCGTTCCGACCTCGATGACTTCGTCGGTCTCGTCAACCGAGCGGCCGTCAGCGGGGGGGCCGGCGCGCGAGACAACGGTCGGGGCATCGACATGTCGCAGCTGGTGTGGGATGAGGCGACGCAGCAGCCGATTCTCTACACCGAGGGGCAGGTGCTGGATGCCCTTGCGGAGGCGATCAGCGACACAGAGGGCAGCGTGATCGTCCGCGCCGCGTCGGCGGGCAACGTGGTGCGGGGCGAGACCGTCGTGGTTCACTTCAGGCTGTTCCGCAACGAACTCGTATTCCACGCCGGCGAGGAACTCGCGCGCACCACGATTGACAGCTCCCGCGATCAAGCGACCCTGATGTTCCAACTCGTCACGTTCCTGCGCGTCAAGGTGTCGAGCCGTGGGCGTGAGGCGGGGGTCATGCCGCGAGCGGCGGCGCGCCTGGGGCAAGGCAGAGAAGCGCTCTTTCCCGGGCCCGAGGAGGTCGTGGGGGAGATCCCGTATCCCGATCTGCTTGACGTCATTCGCCAGGTACAGAGCCGCAAGGGCAGCGTGGAGGTGATCGCCCACGCCGCGAGCGACATTTGGAGTGCCGGCCCGCTCCGGGTCAAGTTGACCGTGGAGGGGCGTTCCTGA